Proteins from a single region of Crassaminicella profunda:
- a CDS encoding L7Ae/L30e/S12e/Gadd45 family ribosomal protein translates to MENKVLSFLGLAQRSGNLVTGEDTCAAYVKKNAVKLVLIANDASDNTKKKFQDMADFRNIKCVIYGDRQKLSQAVGKPNRAVYGIKDTGLAKKISSLIEEVKDGSNNLGGERTCQK, encoded by the coding sequence GTGGAAAATAAAGTTCTTTCATTTTTAGGATTAGCACAGCGCTCTGGAAATTTAGTAACGGGTGAAGATACCTGTGCAGCGTATGTAAAAAAGAATGCCGTTAAATTAGTGCTTATTGCAAATGATGCATCAGATAATACAAAGAAAAAGTTTCAAGATATGGCGGATTTTAGAAATATTAAGTGTGTAATCTATGGAGATAGACAAAAATTATCACAGGCTGTGGGCAAACCAAATAGAGCGGTTTATGGAATAAAAGATACAGGGCTTGCAAAAAAAATTTCTTCTCTTATTGAAGAAGTGAAGGATGGTTCAAATAATTTAGGGGGTGAGCGAACATGTCAAAAGTAA
- the rnpM gene encoding RNase P modulator RnpM, producing MKVRKIPLRQCIGCMEQKPKKELIRIVKSKDGDIKLDITGKGNGRGAYICNNIECFKKMEKRKALNRAFQQEIDKEIYNQLHEELIKSGK from the coding sequence ATGAAAGTTAGAAAAATACCCCTAAGACAGTGCATTGGATGTATGGAACAAAAACCTAAAAAAGAATTGATTCGTATTGTTAAGTCTAAAGATGGAGACATTAAACTTGACATAACGGGAAAAGGTAACGGCAGAGGCGCTTACATATGTAACAATATTGAATGTTTTAAAAAAATGGAAAAAAGAAAAGCATTGAATAGAGCTTTTCAACAGGAAATAGATAAAGAAATATATAATCAACTACATGAGGAACTTATAAAAAGTGGAAAATAA
- a CDS encoding PolC-type DNA polymerase III yields the protein MDYSLNKIVKHIAPSINIEIDAVVEKIKYYKETKKLSFMLIPNHIIHRAILDDLKMNVKKNIPFVKEINFNTFYKNIDLEKDDDFKAYWKNVIYALNQSIPSSLAWLKQSKCSLNKETLFLEVENSIGIENLKEKKVDSFIKAMIQSELNKNIKVVFKEHIDLEHDNKDHYLKEKEIETQAIVENMITYQEVAPKKQKQTKNIVTNGECILGKKFNDMITPIPSVNEESGIVAIACEIFDVEWRELKNGKSLCVLSVTDYRGSIAVKLFVKKEQVEGLAEGLKNGKYVKVRGEARYDTFSREIAIMAKDIMKGTPRVRMDNGQKKRVELHAHTQMSAMDGVSSTKSLVKRAKEWGHAAIAITDHGVVQAFPEAMDAAKKHGIKVIYGVEGYLVNDGEPIVINSNEKEIEQCYVIFDIETTGLSSKNDKITEIGAVKIRNNEIIDRFNILVNPEMPIPPKIIELTGITDNMVKDEPTIEEVLPKFLEFIKDVPVVAHNANFDTSFIKQNCSQMGLAFNNPIIDTLRLSKILLPHLKRYKLNVIAKELNVKLENHHRAVDDAEATAHIFIEFLSMLKEKEIRKLSQLNDLYAKSVDVKKLDTFHVIILVKNYTGLKNLYKIISESHIDHFHKRPRIPKSLLSKMREGLIVGTACEAGELYRAILNNKSQREIENIVKYYDYLEIQPIENNQFLIKKGLVKGQEELKEINKEIVTLGERFNKMTVGTGDVHFLDPKDEVYRRILMAGQGFSDADDQAPLYLKTTDEMLEEFKYLGESIALDVVVNNPNRIADMIEEIIPIPEETYPPVIEGAEDDLRNMCYEKAKRIYGEPIPEIVKKRLDRELNSIISNGYAVMYIIAQKLVTKSLADGYLVGSRGSVGSSFVATMSDITEVNPLPPHYICKKCKTSEFILDGSIGSGADLPDKKCPKCNEDYEKNGHDIPFEVFLGFEGDKEPDIDLNFAGEYQPNAHKYTEVLFGEGYVFRAGTIGTIAEKTAYGFVKKYFEEKEVLVNNREIDRLSRGCTGVKRTTGQHPGGVMVVPNYKEIFDFSPIQYPANDGSSGVITTHFDYHSISGRILKLDILGHDVPTIIRMLQDITGVDPEQIPLDDQETVKIFTSLEPLKIKDDDFKFEVGSLGIPEFGTKFVRQMLVDTKPTTFAELVRISGLSHGTDVWLNNAQDLVRQNIAPLKEVISTRDDIMNYLIHKGLPPKSSFKIMEKVRKGKGLTPEDEAMMHENDVPQWYVDSCNKIKYMFPKAHAVAYVMMSFRIAYFKVYYPLAFYATYFTIKASDFDADLVVKGKETVKQKMKDLEELGNNVTQKEKDLLTVLEVVYEMYCRGFGFLPVDIYKSDSDKFILSGNNLLPPLRALQGVGENAARSICQSRKDREFISLEDIRERSRVTKTVIETLKQHGCLNGLPDTNQLSLF from the coding sequence TTGGATTATTCATTAAATAAGATTGTAAAACATATTGCTCCTAGTATAAATATAGAAATTGATGCCGTTGTTGAAAAAATTAAATATTATAAGGAAACGAAAAAGCTAAGCTTTATGTTGATTCCTAATCATATTATTCATAGGGCAATATTAGATGACTTAAAAATGAATGTTAAAAAAAATATTCCTTTTGTAAAAGAGATAAATTTCAATACTTTTTATAAGAACATTGATTTGGAAAAAGATGATGATTTTAAAGCATATTGGAAAAATGTTATTTATGCATTAAATCAATCCATCCCTTCTTCATTAGCATGGTTAAAGCAATCGAAGTGTTCATTAAATAAGGAAACTCTATTTCTTGAAGTGGAAAATTCCATAGGAATTGAAAATTTAAAAGAAAAAAAAGTGGATAGTTTTATCAAAGCGATGATTCAATCGGAGCTAAATAAAAATATAAAAGTAGTTTTTAAAGAGCATATAGATTTAGAGCATGACAATAAAGACCATTATCTAAAAGAAAAAGAGATAGAAACACAAGCCATTGTTGAAAATATGATAACTTATCAAGAGGTAGCACCTAAAAAGCAAAAGCAAACAAAAAATATAGTAACAAATGGAGAATGTATATTAGGTAAAAAATTTAATGATATGATAACACCTATTCCTAGTGTTAATGAGGAATCTGGGATTGTAGCAATTGCATGTGAAATATTTGATGTTGAATGGAGAGAACTAAAAAATGGTAAAAGCTTATGTGTTTTGAGTGTAACAGATTATAGAGGATCTATTGCTGTTAAGTTGTTTGTTAAAAAGGAACAAGTAGAGGGATTGGCGGAAGGTTTAAAAAATGGAAAGTATGTTAAGGTACGGGGAGAGGCTCGTTATGATACTTTTTCAAGAGAAATTGCTATTATGGCAAAAGACATTATGAAGGGAACGCCAAGAGTAAGAATGGATAATGGGCAAAAAAAGAGGGTAGAATTACATGCTCATACTCAAATGAGTGCCATGGATGGCGTATCTTCTACAAAAAGTTTAGTTAAAAGGGCTAAAGAATGGGGTCATGCTGCTATTGCAATAACAGACCATGGGGTGGTACAAGCTTTTCCAGAGGCTATGGATGCAGCTAAAAAACATGGTATTAAAGTGATCTATGGTGTAGAAGGATACTTAGTCAATGATGGAGAACCTATTGTAATCAATAGCAACGAAAAAGAAATTGAACAATGTTATGTAATATTTGACATAGAAACAACAGGATTGTCTAGTAAAAATGATAAAATAACTGAAATAGGAGCAGTAAAAATAAGAAACAATGAGATTATAGATCGATTTAATATCCTTGTAAATCCAGAGATGCCTATACCTCCTAAAATTATAGAATTGACAGGAATAACTGATAATATGGTAAAAGATGAACCAACTATTGAAGAAGTGTTGCCTAAATTTTTGGAGTTTATTAAAGATGTTCCTGTTGTTGCCCATAATGCAAATTTTGATACGTCTTTTATAAAACAAAATTGTAGTCAAATGGGATTGGCATTTAATAATCCTATTATAGATACTCTACGTTTGTCTAAGATTTTGCTTCCTCACTTGAAAAGGTATAAATTAAATGTGATTGCTAAAGAATTAAATGTAAAATTAGAGAATCATCATAGAGCAGTTGATGATGCAGAAGCAACTGCACATATTTTTATTGAATTTTTATCAATGCTCAAGGAAAAAGAGATTAGAAAATTAAGCCAGCTAAATGATCTGTATGCCAAATCTGTAGACGTTAAGAAACTAGATACTTTTCATGTAATCATATTAGTGAAAAATTATACAGGACTTAAAAATTTATATAAGATTATTTCAGAGTCTCATATAGATCATTTCCATAAGAGACCTCGAATTCCTAAATCACTGCTTTCAAAGATGAGAGAGGGTCTCATTGTAGGTACTGCTTGTGAGGCAGGAGAATTATATAGAGCAATTCTAAATAATAAGTCTCAAAGGGAAATTGAAAACATTGTAAAATACTATGATTATTTAGAAATACAGCCAATAGAAAATAATCAATTTCTAATCAAAAAAGGATTAGTAAAGGGGCAAGAAGAATTAAAAGAAATAAACAAGGAAATTGTTACGTTAGGTGAAAGATTTAATAAAATGACTGTTGGAACAGGAGATGTACACTTTTTAGATCCAAAGGATGAAGTGTATAGAAGAATACTAATGGCTGGACAAGGATTTAGTGATGCAGATGATCAAGCTCCTCTATACCTTAAGACAACGGATGAAATGCTTGAAGAATTTAAATATTTAGGAGAAAGTATAGCTCTAGATGTAGTGGTCAATAATCCTAATAGAATTGCTGACATGATTGAAGAAATCATACCTATCCCTGAAGAAACATATCCACCGGTTATTGAGGGAGCAGAGGATGATTTAAGAAATATGTGTTATGAAAAAGCTAAAAGAATTTATGGAGAACCAATACCAGAAATTGTAAAGAAAAGATTAGACAGGGAATTGAATTCTATTATTAGTAATGGTTATGCGGTTATGTATATTATTGCTCAAAAGCTTGTAACAAAATCATTAGCAGATGGGTACTTGGTGGGTTCAAGAGGTTCAGTAGGATCTTCCTTTGTTGCTACAATGAGTGATATTACAGAGGTTAATCCTCTTCCTCCCCATTATATTTGCAAAAAATGCAAGACTTCAGAGTTTATTTTAGATGGTTCAATTGGTAGTGGTGCGGATTTGCCTGATAAAAAATGTCCAAAATGTAATGAGGATTATGAGAAAAATGGACATGATATACCTTTTGAAGTTTTTCTAGGATTTGAAGGAGATAAAGAACCGGATATAGACCTTAACTTTGCAGGAGAATATCAACCAAATGCCCATAAATATACAGAAGTATTATTTGGAGAAGGATATGTATTTCGTGCAGGAACTATTGGCACAATAGCAGAAAAAACTGCTTATGGGTTTGTAAAAAAGTATTTTGAAGAAAAGGAAGTTTTAGTGAATAATCGAGAAATAGATAGACTTTCTCGTGGATGTACAGGAGTAAAAAGAACTACTGGACAGCATCCTGGAGGGGTTATGGTAGTACCAAATTATAAGGAAATTTTTGATTTTTCACCTATTCAGTATCCGGCAAATGATGGTTCATCAGGAGTTATTACGACTCATTTTGATTATCATTCTATCAGTGGTAGGATATTAAAGCTTGATATTTTAGGACATGATGTTCCTACAATTATTAGAATGCTACAGGATATTACAGGAGTAGACCCTGAACAAATTCCATTAGATGATCAGGAAACCGTGAAGATTTTTACAAGTTTAGAACCTTTAAAAATTAAGGATGATGACTTTAAATTTGAAGTAGGTAGTTTAGGTATACCTGAATTTGGAACTAAGTTTGTACGACAAATGTTAGTAGATACAAAACCTACTACTTTTGCTGAATTGGTCCGTATAAGTGGATTGTCTCATGGTACAGATGTTTGGTTAAATAATGCTCAGGATTTAGTTAGGCAAAATATTGCTCCTTTAAAAGAGGTGATTTCTACTCGAGATGATATTATGAATTATTTAATTCATAAAGGATTACCTCCTAAATCTTCCTTTAAAATAATGGAAAAAGTAAGAAAAGGAAAGGGATTAACTCCTGAAGATGAAGCAATGATGCATGAAAATGATGTTCCACAGTGGTATGTTGATTCATGCAATAAGATTAAATATATGTTTCCTAAGGCTCATGCTGTTGCATATGTTATGATGTCTTTTAGAATTGCTTACTTCAAAGTGTATTATCCTTTAGCTTTTTATGCAACTTACTTTACGATAAAAGCTTCAGATTTTGATGCAGATTTAGTGGTTAAAGGAAAAGAAACAGTCAAGCAAAAAATGAAAGACTTAGAAGAGTTGGGAAACAATGTAACACAAAAAGAGAAAGATTTGTTAACAGTATTAGAAGTAGTTTATGAAATGTATTGCAGAGGTTTTGGATTTTTACCAGTAGATATTTATAAGTCTGATTCAGATAAATTTATTTTATCAGGGAATAACTTGTTACCGCCCCTTAGAGCATTACAAGGTGTAGGAGAAAATGCAGCTAGGAGTATTTGCCAAAGTAGAAAAGATAGAGAATTTATATCTCTCGAGGATATAAGAGAGCGATCAAGAGTTACCAAAACGGTTATTGAAACTCTAAAACAGCATGGTTGTTTAAATGGATTGCCTGATACCAACCAGTTGTCACTATTTTAG
- the rimP gene encoding ribosome maturation factor RimP gives MGKKRVTDIVEALVLPFIDGTELELVDVEFVKEGQNWFLRVYIDKPDGITIDDCQHVSENLSEKLDEVDPIEQNYYLEVSSPGLDRPLKKDKDFERYKGQKIEVHLYQSLDGKKQLQGELVGLQDESVVLKMDQDKEIKIPREKVSKAKLSVII, from the coding sequence ATGGGAAAGAAACGTGTAACGGACATAGTAGAAGCATTAGTATTACCATTTATTGATGGTACAGAATTAGAGTTAGTGGATGTAGAGTTTGTAAAGGAAGGGCAAAATTGGTTTTTACGAGTATATATTGATAAACCAGATGGAATAACAATAGATGATTGCCAGCATGTGAGTGAGAATTTAAGCGAAAAATTAGATGAAGTGGATCCTATTGAACAAAATTATTATCTAGAGGTGTCATCTCCTGGACTTGATAGACCTCTAAAGAAAGATAAGGACTTTGAAAGGTATAAAGGTCAAAAGATAGAGGTGCATTTATATCAATCATTAGACGGAAAAAAACAGCTCCAAGGGGAGCTAGTAGGTCTTCAGGATGAGTCTGTTGTTTTAAAAATGGATCAAGATAAAGAAATAAAAATACCGAGAGAAAAAGTTTCAAAAGCGAAACTTTCTGTCATTATTTAA
- the nusA gene encoding transcription termination factor NusA, with translation MNGEFIEALDQIQKEKGIAKDILIDAIEAALISAYKRNYGTSQNVKVYINRENGEVRVFSVKNIVETVETELLDISVEDAKEIDSNYEVGDVVEKEVTPKNFGRIAAQTAKQVVVQRIREAERGIIYDEFVNRESEIVTGIVQRISKGNVFINLGRTEAVLTPSEQIPGEVYKHNDRIKTYIIEVKKTTKGPQILVSRTHPGLVKRLFELEVPEIHDGIVELKSISREAGSRSKIAVYSHDENVDPVGACVGHKGARVQAIVDELKGEKIDIIKWNDDPEELIASALSPSKVLKVIVKESEKTALVVVPDYQLSLAIGKEGQNARLAAKLTNWKIDIKSESQYEEAMKEIEE, from the coding sequence ATGAATGGGGAATTTATTGAAGCTTTAGATCAGATTCAAAAGGAAAAAGGGATTGCGAAGGATATTTTGATTGATGCTATTGAAGCGGCATTGATCTCTGCGTACAAAAGAAATTATGGGACTTCACAAAATGTGAAAGTGTATATTAATAGAGAAAATGGAGAAGTTCGAGTATTTTCAGTAAAAAATATTGTTGAAACAGTTGAAACTGAATTATTAGACATTAGTGTTGAGGATGCAAAAGAAATTGATAGTAATTATGAAGTTGGAGATGTAGTAGAAAAGGAAGTTACACCTAAAAATTTTGGTAGAATTGCTGCGCAAACAGCAAAACAAGTAGTTGTACAGAGGATTCGAGAAGCTGAAAGAGGAATCATTTATGATGAATTTGTAAATAGGGAAAGTGAGATTGTTACTGGTATTGTTCAAAGAATTAGTAAGGGAAATGTATTTATTAATCTTGGAAGAACAGAAGCAGTACTTACCCCTTCAGAACAAATACCTGGAGAAGTTTACAAACATAATGATAGAATAAAAACATATATTATTGAGGTAAAAAAGACAACAAAGGGGCCTCAAATTCTTGTTTCAAGAACACATCCAGGTTTGGTAAAGCGATTATTTGAATTGGAAGTTCCTGAAATTCATGATGGGATTGTAGAACTAAAAAGCATTTCAAGAGAAGCTGGTTCAAGAAGTAAAATTGCAGTATACTCACATGATGAGAATGTTGATCCTGTAGGAGCATGTGTGGGACACAAGGGAGCAAGAGTACAGGCTATTGTAGATGAACTAAAAGGTGAAAAAATAGATATCATAAAATGGAATGACGATCCAGAAGAATTAATTGCAAGTGCATTAAGTCCATCAAAGGTATTGAAAGTTATTGTAAAAGAAAGTGAAAAAACTGCCCTAGTTGTTGTTCCTGACTATCAATTATCATTAGCAATTGGTAAGGAAGGACAAAATGCGAGATTAGCAGCAAAACTAACAAATTGGAAAATAGATATTAAGAGTGAGTCCCAATATGAAGAGGCTATGAAAGAAATAGAAGAATAG